The stretch of DNA AGGGAGGGTTCCTGACAAGGACTCGGCGGCCGCAAGATTAGCCCAAGGGGGAAAAGGCAGCAGTCGGAGGGATGAGGGAAAGGGAAGCAGTGCGTCGAGTGTGAAACAGCAGGTTGGCGGACCCCCCGTGGCGGTGATGTCGGCGTCAATGGCGGTGGTctggctgcagctgggcgtTGGCGCTGGGGTGGGCCATCGGGTGCCAATGGCGCTGCTCTGGTACCTGAGGGCCCTgaacgaggccgccggccattTCCACATCCATCAATTCATGGATTTTCCATCCGCTGGCCGTCGAAGGCCGGCTGCCctgggccggcgggcacctaaggtaggtactaacgttagttactaccaagtacctaccttattaCCCGGCATTCAGTGGAGAATGGAAGAGTGCGGGGCTGCCGGCGCGCCTGTAATGGAAGGTTCCAATGCCAACTTGGAATGCTCAGCGAGCTGAAGGGTAGTACCTGTAGTGTACATAGCCGACCCCTCCAAGGGCGCTTGAGCAAGGTGGTGAGATCTGCTGCTGGGACGGGAAACGAAAGCCTCCAGGGCTGCTGCGTGTCGTTGGTCTGGTGCAGCCGAGCCCGCCGGTCGAACCGATGGAGGCGCTGGGGACGGCGCTGTAACACCGAAAGAGCTCCCCCGGAAAGCACCACCCCGACTTTTTGCCCATGGATCCAAGACAGGGCGTCGTCAGGCGCCTTAGTACCTACGTAGAtcgatcccccccccccaggtATGATCGATTTGATGCACCACCACATCTTGTACCTCagtcgaggcgctggcccaCCAGCCCGGCAGGGGCGGCTCTCGGTGCCCGCCTGCGTGCCGCGTGCCCCCATCGCTTCCCTCCAATGATTTGTTGATCGGTCGGCAGCGATGGGTTCGGAACCATCGATTGGACTCGACGCTGCTCTGCCAGGgacagcagctcctcctcctcctcctcctcctgatccacgctgctgctggaacGCAAGCACAGCAGCCGTCTCGGCGCATACGTTGCCATTGGCGTGCACAGAGTGGCTCGCACATTTGCGTGACGCACCTCCGTCAATACGAGAGACATTTGGCACGTGCCCAGTGCAGCTTCCCGCTTCGAGGTGccttggctggcttggccAAAGCATCATGGAAGCGTCCTGCATTAGTTATCAGACTCGCACACGCATGAACATGACATGCAACAACGTGAACTGACAGCCATCAaggcgctctctctctcttgctTGCtatatacttcgtaccaaTCGTCCGAGGCATTGCTTCATGCCAGTCCTCAAAAGCAAATCCAGGTCTCAGCCCTATCAAAGTGATTGCAACCTCAGGGGTAAAATCCCAGACTCCAAGCTTAGGCCGGCTTTTGCTGCCAGAAAACGCCGCCGGATGCTGCCATTCAGCTCCGGATCATGATCGCCCAATACATTGTTGTACAAGTCGTCTCTCCCTGTCATCCCCATCCGATCCGGCAACATACGCCCACGTTTGCGCCATCTCGCTCATCGCTAGTCATGGCGAAAGAGCATCGACAAGCCCAATTGCTGAGACAAAGTGTCCTACCCATTTGTCGTCTCGTCTTGAGGCAGAGTCCGGCTAAGCCCAACCTCAGCCCACCACTCGTCTGGGATGTCTTCACGTCGCGCGAGGCTGCGCACGATGCGCTGCATGCCCGACCAATCTTCTTCGCCACCCGATGTAGCCCCCGACGTCACACCCGACGCCCCGTTGCTTTGGCGTGGCATCGGCGACTCGTCTCCTTCAGCCCGCACGCCCTCCGTCATCAACACACGCTCGGGGCCATCTTGCTGAGCCGACTGGTCTTGCGATTGGTAAGGCTGTGCTGTTTGCTCGCGCTGGCGTAGAATCCTAGCAATgctggcaggcgggcgaggcacGTCGGCAGAGATGCTCGTAAACATGTCGCCGAACTGGGCGCCCAATtcgctgttgttgttgttgttgctgttgttgttggcggcggcggtgttgctgctgctgctgcttctctgGGGCTGTACAGCTCCAGGATGACTTCCAGACCCGTTCACGATGCTGTCGAGATTGTACGGGTTCGTTTGTCGTGCCTCATCTCTTCCACTTGGGACCCGCAAGCGCATGCCGGAGACGTCAATATtttcctcatcctcgtccatATCCGCGTCAGAGTGGCCGCAGTCAGAGTCGCACTGCCCATCCATTGCGGGTCCATCGATGATGTCAGGGGCGGAGGTGGGAGTGCTCGATGATGGGCCAGCGCTCTGGCTCTGCGACGCAGCAACCGAAGCAAATGAGGAGCCGGCGCTAGGCGGCTGAGGATCGGGAGTCAAGGTCGTAAGAAGCGTATCCCATACCTCCGGGCTGAGGCTGCGCTCGCGGTCGCCTaggccgtccaggccgaACACGTTGCGCGCCATGGCGTTTCTCCGGTCCCGCGAGCTTCGCAGAAGGCGCGAGTTGTAACGTGGGGACGAGGATCGGGTATTGGGAGGCAGCACAGAACCGCCCGCTCTGGTCAAATCGTCTGTAGCTCCTGAGCCGCGCTGGGGGGGCCGGAAGTCGTATCCCCGGTCGCGCCGGTACGTCGTATTCTTTGGAGGCGTCAGTAAATTGTCATCAAGCAGCCACGCTCATGGCGGAGCGGGTTCACGACTCACAAATCGAGCGCGCGCAAGCCGTCGGGAATCGGCGTGCCAGAAACGCTGCTCCGCATCCCTGAGCTCTGCGTCTCGCTGCGCTAGAGGCTGACCGCCAATCTCGAGGCCAAAGATGGAGTTGACCTGGGACTCCGCCTGGGCTTCCGTCTGAGCGTCCAGGGCCCGTCTGCCCAGTACGCCGTTGGCCCATGGTCGGCCGAGTCGGGCCTCGCGAAACTCCTGGAGCGTTGGCCTCTGTCGTGACGCCGATTCTGAAGAAGAGACTGCATCCAACGGAGCGGGAGATTCAGCCCAAGGCATAAAGCTGTCCGGGTTCGAGCGAGGCAGACGCGGAGGCGCAGCACCATATATGCGaacatgggcggcgcgtgccTGTCGGCGGTCACCAGAATCGGGACGCACTCGTCGGATGCTCgatcgaggaggagacgatgTGCCATGcttgttggcggccttggacggGAGATCCGACTCGACTGGTGCAACAAAAAGTCTGTGCGAGAGGGCCTGGCATCAGCATGCGAGTTCAGAGCAGTAGGCCAGAGCTTTGCGAGTCGCAATCGTCACGTTGCTATTTTCGACATGCCAGGTCCACGAGCCACAGCCAAGCGTTTCAGACTTTGATGCAGCGGATCGACCAGAGTATTAGGTGGTCCACAGATCGCGCAGTTGAAAGTCTGAGAACAGGCCAACGAGCGTACGAGGTCACGGCCATGGACGGCAGACGCGGGGGGCGGAAAACTCACGGAAGACCCATGGTGAGTGTAGCGGTGGTGGAATGATCGCAAGGccaggcgcagcgcgtcgcgTGCACAGGGCCAGAAAGTCGAGTCGCTACACGTCGCGTTCACGGTGAACGGAAAGTTTGGCGCGTAAAAGACGCCGGTCGGCTGTGTGAGATTACGGACGAGCCCGTACGAAGCACCGCAATTCCGATGCGGCCTGCAAACAGAAAAGGGAATTGCAATCGAGAGCGGCACGAGCTCAATAAAAGAACATGAAAGAAGCCACCGAATGTTGCGATCCGAAAATAGATGCGATCGGAGCGCCTTCGATCGGCGTTGTGACGGCGAGAGAAGTAAACAGGGGAGGCAACCAAAGCCGCGGCACGAGATGCGAATCGGGCGACAAGAGTGGAGAGGGAGGATCCTCGGAGATCtgagcggcgacgagaaggcgtcgccggcagaggtggtgatgatgaacGAGGGGAGAGATCCAGAAGCCGGGGTGTGGTGGCTGGGTCGATAACTAGTAGGAAAGACGAAAAAATGGGGGCAACGAGGCGGTTGGAGGCGGGCGGTTGGATCTGGGGAGGCGTCGCAGAGTTTTGGTGTGGTTAAATGCGTTTGTCGCTCAGGCACCCGGGCCAGGTTGCCACTAGCGCCAGCAGGCAGTGATTCAGTAGCGGTCCGTTACCAGGTGACTGTCACCCATGCACCCGCCAGTGCTTTGCTGTCTTCGTGCCTGGCAGGGTGAAGTGTGGCTGAGGCGAACGTTACCAAAGCGCGACCCAGTACTGCTGTGGCTGGGGCACCAGCCACAATTCATCAACGAAATCTTTCTGAGACGTCGACAGTGAGGAAATCAACCTCTCTGATACCAGAGCCACACCAGCCGGCGCTCCAGCGGCCTGTCCGACAACCTCATCACACACATATTCGACCCTGATGAGGCCTTGCGCCCTGTGCCTATGCCGTCTGGCCCCCTCCAGGTAATCCACGGCCGGTAGTACCCTCCCCATGTGTCGCAGCCATGCCATCCGTCAGGGACGTGAGGCGGGCTCTGACCCACGTGAGGGCAGCCATGCCTCGCGCGAAACAGGTCTTGAACAAAGGTCGCAGCATCCGTCTAGGCCTGGAGCGTATCACGCGTGTCGTCCCGGAGGAGCAGAGCTGGGCCGGCGTCCATGTTGGCGGCACCAATGGCAAAGGATCCATCTGcgccctgctggccggcaTGTTCAAGCTCGCAGGCATCAGCCACGGCGCCTTCATATCCCCCGCCATGCCGGAAAGACACAACGGCATCATGATCAACGATCGGTATGTGAACAAGCGCATGTACGAGTTGGAGCGTCAGCATGTCGAGGACGCCTTTCGCCGCGTCGCCACGCGCTGGGCATTTTCGttgggcgaggacgccgggGACTTGACGCCCTTTGAGCTCGACACTGCCACAGCCTTTCGTGTCTTTGACAAGATGCACGTCAAGTACGGCATCGTTGAAGTGGGGATGGGTGGTGCCACGGATGCCACCAACGCCATGAGGCAAAAGTCTGTCACGGTCATCTCCAAGATCGACCTCGACCATCGGGAATATTTGGGCGACACCATTGAAGAAATCGCCAAGGTCAAAGCCGGCATCATGAAAATGGGCGTTCCGTGTATCGTGGACGACTCGAATACTGATTCGGTAATAAAGGTCTTGGGAGCGCATGCGGTCAGTATAGGAACGCAGATAAGCGTTTCGTCAAACGCCCTGCCGCTGATCGAAGAACTGGACTTGGAAAAGTTCAAACTGGAGGATTATGAGCTGCAAAACCTGTTGAGTGCGAGGCTGGCTTTCAGGCATCTGTTTCCCCACCTCGACGTTGACGTCAACAAGCTGCTGTCCATGAAGCCATACCTGCCCGGAAGGAAGGAATACGTTGGTGTGTCCGGGTTCACGGACGGTCTGCGCCAAACGTCTATTCTCGTGGACGGTGCGCACAACATGCTCGGAGTCGAAGCTCTGGCAAAGTATGTCGAGACAAGAGTGCGAACGAACGACGAGCCAATCACTTGGGTCATGGGGTTGTCCGCCAGCGAGTCAAAGCCCTTTGCGGAAATGATTGAGGCTCTCCTGAGGCCCCAAGACAACGTCGCGTTTGTCGAATACACTCAAGGTCCAACCGACCCCCCGGCTGTACCGGCTGAGCTAGGAAGTGGTGTCGCGAAAGTAGCTCTCAAAGACGAATCACAGCTCTATGACGGCGAGCCCGACATTGCCTCTGCCGTCCAGTGGGCATGCAGCAAAGCGGGCGAGGGACCGGTCATCGTGACGGGTAGTCTGTACCTGGTTCGGGACCTTTaccagctcgacggcatcgagcgGCAGATAAAAATTGGTACGAGACGACCTGGTCGTAGCCAGCTGTGGCACTATACTCAACTGTCGCAGCAGAGAGCCCTgaccgccgaggaggagcaagaaTATAAAAAGGCAAGACGGCACTGGCGTCTGTCGCCACTACGAAACCCAGCATTCAGAACAACGCAAGAGGAAGGGCCACCGCAGCGTCCCATTGTGTCAGATCGGGTGCGCGAGCTCCAGCGAACTGCAGCACACCACAAGAAGCAGGTGGACGGGTATCGAGCCGCCATTGCCAGTATTGAAAACGATTCGAATGAGGGAAAGGTTGCTGGGGCGAGCTCATCTGATCTGAGtgcggtcgtcgacgacctgaAGAGGCGGCATGCGGAACATAACAAGACATACAACAGCACAATGTTCAAACTCCGTGGTTACGTTGCCAATCCGGATCAGAAACATATGAGTCACGAAAAGATATACGGACGACCAGAAAAGCGCAGAGGGAGAATAGCAACAATTCTTGCACAGTTTGAAGAGGACGAACCCCAGGAGCAAGAGCACATGGCAGCGACCCCATCCTCAGGCACAGCGATTAAGAGTAAGATACTGCAACCATCTCGTAACGTCCTGGGCAAGAACTAAGGGGGGCTTCAACGAGAAGGCCAAACCAAAAAGCCAGCCAAGCGCTCAGAGTACGACAACGGGGCGTCTTccggcgacaaggcggcggcggatcggCGGTGAGGATACCAAGCGCCCGTGGACAGGACAAGTCAGCGGGCTGTGTAATCGATTATAGCACTACTCTGAGGGAAACGGGAGGAACACGGTCGAGAATGCATCTGCAGATATCATACACTGTATGAAGTACGTTGGATAAAGCAAGCTCAAAAGACGCATTTCTCCCAAGCGTAAATAGCCATAGGCGGCGTTGTAGATGGTTTCATGCTTGTGGACTGATCGACTCCTCGGTAACAACGGGTGGTCTACgtagttacttcgtacttggtaACCACTTTGCACCTCAACAAGGGCGCAACCCCACCACACGGTTCA from Purpureocillium takamizusanense chromosome 6, complete sequence encodes:
- a CDS encoding uncharacterized protein (EggNog:ENOG503P7GV), with protein sequence MPWAESPAPLDAVSSSESASRQRPTLQEFREARLGRPWANGVLGRRALDAQTEAQAESQVNSIFGLEIGGQPLAQRDAELRDAEQRFWHADSRRLARARFNTTYRRDRGYDFRPPQRGSGATDDLTRAGGSVLPPNTRSSSPRYNSRLLRSSRDRRNAMARNVFGLDGLGDRERSLSPEVWDTLLTTLTPDPQPPSAGSSFASVAASQSQSAGPSSSTPTSAPDIIDGPAMDGQCDSDCGHSDADMDEDEENIDVSGMRLRVPSGRDEARQTNPYNLDSIVNGSGSHPGAVQPQRSSSSSNTAAANNNSNNNNNSELGAQFGDMFTSISADVPRPPASIARILRQREQTAQPYQSQDQSAQQDGPERVLMTEGVRAEGDESPMPRQSNGASGVTSGATSGGEEDWSGMQRIVRSLARREDIPDEWWAEVGLSRTLPQDETTNG
- a CDS encoding uncharacterized protein (EggNog:ENOG503P7GV); the protein is MGLPLFVAPVESDLPSKAANKHGTSSPPRSSIRRVRPDSGDRRQARAAHVRIYGAAPPRLPRSNPDSFMPWAESPAPLDAVSSSESASRQRPTLQEFREARLGRPWANGVLGRRALDAQTEAQAESQVNSIFGLEIGGQPLAQRDAELRDAEQRFWHADSRRLARARFNTTYRRDRGYDFRPPQRGSGATDDLTRAGGSVLPPNTRSSSPRYNSRLLRSSRDRRNAMARNVFGLDGLGDRERSLSPEVWDTLLTTLTPDPQPPSAGSSFASVAASQSQSAGPSSSTPTSAPDIIDGPAMDGQCDSDCGHSDADMDEDEENIDVSGMRLRVPSGRDEARQTNPYNLDSIVNGSGSHPGAVQPQRSSSSSNTAAANNNSNNNNNSELGAQFGDMFTSISADVPRPPASIARILRQREQTAQPYQSQDQSAQQDGPERVLMTEGVRAEGDESPMPRQSNGASGVTSGATSGGEEDWSGMQRIVRSLARREDIPDEWWAEVGLSRTLPQDETTNG
- the FOL3 gene encoding Dihydrofolate synthase (COG:H~BUSCO:EOG09260KM4~EggNog:ENOG503NU4B), whose protein sequence is MPSVRDVRRALTHVRAAMPRAKQVLNKGRSIRLGLERITRVVPEEQSWAGVHVGGTNGKGSICALLAGMFKLAGISHGAFISPAMPERHNGIMINDRYVNKRMYELERQHVEDAFRRVATRWAFSLGEDAGDLTPFELDTATAFRVFDKMHVKYGIVEVGMGGATDATNAMRQKSVTVISKIDLDHREYLGDTIEEIAKVKAGIMKMGVPCIVDDSNTDSVIKVLGAHAVSIGTQISVSSNALPLIEELDLEKFKLEDYELQNLLSARLAFRHLFPHLDVDVNKLLSMKPYLPGRKEYVGVSGFTDGLRQTSILVDGAHNMLGVEALAKYVETRVRTNDEPITWVMGLSASESKPFAEMIEALLRPQDNVAFVEYTQGPTDPPAVPAELGSGVAKVALKDESQLYDGEPDIASAVQWACSKAGEGPVIVTGSLYLVRDLYQLDGIERQIKIAESPDRRGGARI
- the FOL3 gene encoding Dihydrofolate synthase (COG:H~BUSCO:EOG09260KM4~EggNog:ENOG503NU4B); protein product: MPSVRDVRRALTHVRAAMPRAKQVLNKGRSIRLGLERITRVVPEEQSWAGVHVGGTNGKGSICALLAGMFKLAGISHGAFISPAMPERHNGIMINDRYVNKRMYELERQHVEDAFRRVATRWAFSLGEDAGDLTPFELDTATAFRVFDKMHVKYGIVEVGMGGATDATNAMRQKSVTVISKIDLDHREYLGDTIEEIAKVKAGIMKMGVPCIVDDSNTDSVIKVLGAHAVSIGTQISVSSNALPLIEELDLEKFKLEDYELQNLLSARLAFRHLFPHLDVDVNKLLSMKPYLPGRKEYVGVSGFTDGLRQTSILVDGAHNMLGVEALAKYVETRVRTNDEPITWVMGLSASESKPFAEMIEALLRPQDNVAFVEYTQGPTDPPAVPAELGSGVAKVALKDESQLYDGEPDIASAVQWACSKAGEGPVIVTGSLYLVRDLYQLDGIERQIKIGTRRPGRSQLWHYTQLSQQRALTAEEEQEYKKARRHWRLSPLRNPAFRTTQEEGPPQRPIVSDRVRELQRTAAHHKKQVDGYRAAIASIENDSNEGKVAGASSSDLSAVVDDLKRRHAEHNKTYNSTMFKLRGYVANPDQKHMSHEKIYGRPEKRRGRIATILAQFEEDEPQEQEHMAATPSSGTAIKSKILQPSRNVLGKN
- the FOL3 gene encoding Dihydrofolate synthase (COG:H~BUSCO:EOG09260KM4~EggNog:ENOG503NU4B), whose translation is MPSVRDVRRALTHVRAAMPRAKQVLNKGRSIRLGLERITRVVPEEQSWAGVHVGGTNGKGSICALLAGMFKLAGISHGAFISPAMPERHNGIMINDRYVNKRMYELERQHVEDAFRRVATRWAFSLGEDAGDLTPFELDTATAFRVFDKMHVKYGIVEVGMGGATDATNAMRQKSVTVISKIDLDHREYLGDTIEEIAKVKAGIMKMGVPCIVDDSNTDSVIKVLGAHAVSIGTQISVSSNALPLIEELDLEKFKLEDYELQNLLSARLAFRHLFPHLDVDVNKLLSMKPYLPGRKEYVGVSGFTDGLRQTSILVDGAHNMLGVEALAKYVETRVRTNDEPITWVMGLSASESKPFAEMIEALLRPQDNVAFVEYTQGPTDPPAVPAELGSGVAKVALKDESQLYDGEPDIASAVQWACSKAGEGPVIVTGSLYLVRDLYQLDGIERQIKIGTRRPGRSQLWHYTQLSQQRALTAEEEQEYKKARRHWRLSPLRNPAFRTTQEEGPPQRPIVSDRVRELQRTAAHHKKQVDGYRAAIASIENDSNEGKVAGASSSDLSAVVDDLKRRHAEHNKTYNSTMFKLRGYVANPDQKHMSHEKIYGRPEKRRGRIATILAQFEEDEPQEQEHMAATPSSGTAIKSQTKKPAKRSEYDNGASSGDKAAADRR